One segment of Pseudomonas pohangensis DNA contains the following:
- a CDS encoding SulP family inorganic anion transporter: protein MTIKQITASLKIKLLSGILPIRKELVPQDIFAGLTLAAAGIPQAMGYTKIAGTPVVTGFYTLLLPLVAFALLGGSRRLVVASDSATAAILAASLITLAPVASPEYVGLTSLVAFIVALMLLAARFLQLGFLADFLSRSAIVGFMTGVGVQVACGQLAGLFGLHNISHEPFEQVLSVLQRLPAEGHWLTAGISLVVIVTILSFRRFAPRVPGALLAVIGMIVCSILFNLEGQGVEVVGMIPSGLPSLSLPALQMSHLHQLLMTAATCFVVIIAQSAATSRSYGMRHSERVDENSDLVGLSGANAMAALSGTFVVNGTPTQTELVDGAGGRSQLAHITTALVVALVLLFLTGPLAHMPMAVLSAIVFLVGIKLIDIAGLRDIYRLERGEFVIALATGLTVLLSDIMDGIAIAMLMSLIAHVRHTYVPRTSVMQPDREGRLRQVKVQPNVFAAKGIIVYRFEANMFYANAGRLMDEVIALVESSSKELRYLLLDASPVNDIDYTAAKSLLQLHSELQLRGVGLACVAQSAGVLDEIRRYTRDIRPADGRELLFTSLDAALKSLASQAGGATK from the coding sequence GTGACCATCAAACAGATTACTGCTTCCCTGAAAATCAAGCTGTTGAGCGGCATATTGCCGATCAGAAAAGAGCTTGTACCGCAGGACATCTTTGCCGGGCTGACTCTCGCAGCGGCCGGCATACCGCAGGCCATGGGCTACACCAAGATTGCCGGAACCCCGGTGGTGACCGGCTTCTATACCCTGTTACTGCCGCTGGTGGCGTTTGCCCTGCTTGGCGGGTCCAGGCGCCTGGTGGTCGCCTCGGACTCTGCGACAGCGGCGATTCTGGCTGCCTCGCTGATTACCCTGGCGCCTGTCGCCAGCCCTGAATACGTGGGGCTGACCAGCCTGGTGGCCTTCATCGTGGCCTTGATGCTGCTTGCCGCACGTTTTCTGCAACTGGGCTTTCTCGCCGACTTTCTTTCGCGAAGCGCAATTGTCGGCTTCATGACCGGCGTCGGCGTGCAGGTTGCCTGCGGGCAGCTGGCCGGGCTGTTCGGTTTGCATAACATCAGCCATGAGCCCTTTGAGCAGGTGCTCTCGGTGCTGCAGCGGCTGCCCGCTGAAGGGCACTGGCTGACGGCAGGCATTTCACTGGTGGTGATTGTCACCATCCTCAGCTTTCGGCGCTTTGCACCCCGCGTACCTGGTGCGTTGCTGGCGGTTATCGGCATGATTGTTTGCAGCATCCTGTTCAATCTGGAGGGGCAAGGTGTCGAGGTGGTAGGCATGATCCCCAGCGGCCTGCCAAGCCTGTCCCTGCCTGCACTGCAGATGTCACACCTGCATCAGCTGTTGATGACCGCCGCCACCTGCTTTGTGGTGATCATTGCGCAGAGTGCGGCCACTTCCAGGTCTTATGGCATGCGTCACAGTGAACGGGTGGATGAAAACTCGGACCTAGTCGGCTTGTCCGGCGCCAATGCCATGGCAGCCTTGAGCGGCACCTTTGTGGTCAATGGCACTCCGACCCAGACCGAGCTGGTGGATGGCGCCGGTGGCCGCAGCCAACTGGCGCATATCACCACCGCGCTGGTGGTTGCCCTGGTCCTGCTGTTCCTTACCGGGCCACTGGCGCATATGCCAATGGCGGTACTTTCGGCCATCGTCTTTCTGGTTGGCATCAAGTTGATCGACATAGCCGGCCTGCGCGACATCTACCGGCTCGAGCGCGGCGAGTTCGTCATCGCGCTGGCCACCGGCCTGACTGTTCTGCTGTCCGACATCATGGACGGCATCGCCATCGCCATGCTCATGTCGCTGATCGCCCATGTGCGGCACACCTACGTACCGCGAACCAGTGTCATGCAGCCTGACAGGGAAGGCCGGCTGCGGCAGGTGAAGGTTCAGCCGAATGTTTTTGCCGCCAAGGGCATCATCGTTTATCGCTTTGAAGCCAACATGTTCTACGCCAATGCCGGGCGTCTGATGGATGAGGTCATTGCACTGGTTGAAAGCAGTTCGAAGGAATTACGCTACTTGCTGCTCGATGCCAGCCCGGTCAACGACATCGACTACACCGCTGCCAAATCGCTGCTTCAGCTGCACAGCGAGCTGCAGTTGCGCGGTGTAGGACTGGCTTGCGTGGCGCAATCTGCCGGTGTTCTGGATGAAATCAGACGCTATACCCGCGACATCAGGCCGGCCGACGGACGCGAGCTGCTGTTTACCTCGCTGGACGCCGCGCTGAAGTCGTTGGCGAGCCAGGCCGGGGGTGCAACAAAATGA
- a CDS encoding cold-shock protein, with protein MSTRQNGTVKWFNDEKGFGFITPESGPDLFVHFRAIEGDGFKSLKEGQKVSFIAVQGQKGMQADQVQVQS; from the coding sequence ATGTCGACTCGTCAAAACGGTACCGTGAAGTGGTTCAACGATGAAAAAGGTTTTGGTTTCATTACCCCGGAAAGCGGTCCGGATCTGTTTGTGCATTTTCGCGCCATTGAAGGTGACGGCTTCAAGAGCCTGAAAGAAGGCCAGAAAGTCAGCTTCATTGCAGTGCAAGGTCAAAAAGGCATGCAGGCTGACCAGGTTCAAGTCCAGTCCTGA
- a CDS encoding RDD family protein — MPKHMLRPQGEFPVAGLGRRLAAIFYDGLLCLAIAMVVTLAYQQGLLRAIYGNDQLKALADAGALDADPLLASLVFLSLFAFFAKFWTLNGQTLGMQVWRLRVQNKDGSAISLWQALLRFIIALASWLCLGLGFWWVLWDKQKSSWHDHYSESVIVCLPKK; from the coding sequence ATGCCCAAACACATGCTGCGCCCACAAGGTGAGTTTCCCGTTGCAGGACTGGGACGGCGCCTGGCCGCCATTTTCTATGACGGCCTGCTGTGCCTGGCCATCGCCATGGTGGTAACCCTGGCCTATCAGCAAGGCCTGTTACGTGCCATCTACGGCAATGACCAGCTCAAGGCCCTGGCGGATGCCGGCGCTCTGGATGCCGACCCGCTGCTGGCCAGCCTGGTATTCCTCAGCCTGTTCGCCTTCTTTGCCAAATTCTGGACGCTCAACGGCCAGACCCTGGGCATGCAGGTATGGCGCCTTCGCGTGCAGAACAAGGACGGCAGCGCCATCAGCCTGTGGCAGGCCTTGCTGCGTTTCATTATCGCGCTGGCGTCCTGGCTCTGTCTGGGACTGGGCTTCTGGTGGGTTCTCTGGGACAAGCAGAAAAGCAGCTGGCATGATCACTATTCGGAAAGCGTTATCGTCTGCCTGCCGAAGAAGTAA
- a CDS encoding ClC family H(+)/Cl(-) exchange transporter translates to MFRTDNQDDQDDLGGIFRLGLLATAAAVAIGLVGGLFRLSLEHSIVWLQSIYLSLRGMQPLIGFSLMCLLVTAMTLCAIYLVRRFAPNAAGSGVPRVEAVWRREMPSESNWMFLPVKFCSGILALSSGYALGREGPIVQMGAYIGGVFGKLSKSAADQRTLIAGLAGAGLAVAFSAPLGGMLFALEELTRRAHPRLVIVSMVACTTAVPVAQLLVGTGEIFPVPHLEQPGIAGLLLLACLGVASGFAGVLYNTVILRALDIFNRPAAVPLWLRGTLAAVGLSILLWQTPFFTGGGEALVRELLSGQQLFAGLAALWLARFALGPLSYSLGMSGGLFAPMLAVGAIQGIGFGMLVDAYWPAVALEIPLCAVVGMAAMFSGSVRAPLTGIVLIIEMTGLGNQAVSLMAACIPAAIIPFWLQQAGIYDDLRERLLRAQH, encoded by the coding sequence ATGTTCCGGACGGACAATCAGGATGATCAAGACGATCTCGGCGGCATCTTCCGGCTGGGCCTGCTGGCCACCGCAGCGGCCGTGGCGATCGGTCTGGTCGGCGGGCTGTTTCGTCTGAGTCTGGAGCACAGCATCGTCTGGCTTCAGAGCATCTACCTGAGTCTGCGCGGCATGCAGCCGCTGATCGGCTTCAGCCTCATGTGCCTGCTGGTAACCGCCATGACCTTGTGCGCCATCTATCTGGTACGCCGCTTTGCGCCGAATGCAGCGGGCAGCGGTGTACCCAGGGTTGAAGCGGTCTGGCGCCGGGAAATGCCCAGCGAAAGCAACTGGATGTTCCTGCCGGTCAAGTTCTGCAGTGGCATTCTGGCACTCTCGTCAGGTTACGCCCTTGGCCGCGAGGGGCCGATCGTGCAGATGGGCGCCTATATTGGTGGTGTATTTGGCAAGCTCAGCAAATCGGCTGCGGACCAGCGCACACTGATTGCCGGACTCGCCGGTGCCGGCCTGGCAGTCGCTTTCAGCGCCCCGCTGGGTGGCATGCTGTTTGCTCTCGAAGAACTGACCCGCCGCGCCCACCCCCGGCTGGTAATAGTCAGCATGGTGGCCTGTACGACTGCCGTCCCGGTAGCGCAGCTGCTGGTCGGTACCGGTGAAATTTTTCCTGTACCGCATCTGGAACAGCCCGGCATCGCCGGCCTGTTGTTACTGGCGTGTCTTGGGGTGGCATCCGGCTTCGCCGGCGTGCTGTACAACACCGTCATTTTGCGGGCGCTGGATATCTTTAACCGCCCCGCAGCAGTGCCGCTCTGGTTGCGCGGCACTCTGGCTGCCGTCGGGCTTTCCATCCTGCTTTGGCAGACACCTTTCTTTACTGGCGGTGGCGAAGCACTGGTCAGGGAACTGCTGAGCGGCCAGCAGCTGTTCGCCGGCCTGGCTGCCCTGTGGCTGGCGCGCTTCGCCCTCGGACCGCTGTCCTATTCGCTGGGGATGTCCGGCGGGCTGTTTGCACCCATGCTGGCCGTGGGCGCTATCCAGGGCATCGGGTTTGGCATGCTGGTGGATGCCTACTGGCCGGCCGTCGCCCTGGAAATTCCGCTCTGTGCCGTGGTCGGCATGGCCGCCATGTTCTCGGGCTCGGTACGGGCGCCACTGACCGGTATCGTGTTGATCATTGAAATGACCGGTCTGGGCAATCAGGCCGTCAGCCTGATGGCGGCATGCATCCCCGCTGCGATAATTCCATTCTGGTTGCAGCAGGCAGGCATCTACGACGACCTGCGCGAACGCCTGCTCCGCGCGCAGCACTAG